A genomic segment from Nitrospirota bacterium encodes:
- the hisA gene encoding 1-(5-phosphoribosyl)-5-[(5-phosphoribosylamino)methylideneamino]imidazole-4-carboxamide isomerase, which yields MTIIPAVDIRGGRCVRLWQGRFDAETVYGDDPAAMAERWVSQGAERLHVVDLDGAAAGSPRNRDSVAAILAAVKVPVQVGGGVREVATIEDYLSAGADRIVVGTRAALDRAFLLEVCRRFPGKVVVAIDARDGRVAIRGWVEATDRPALDVALEASQAGAAALLYTDIRRDGTQEGPNLDALTAVADVVSTPVIASGGVATIEHVRMLAGIKGVESAIVGQALYRGTLALRDAIAAARPT from the coding sequence GTGACCATCATCCCGGCCGTTGATATCCGAGGGGGACGGTGCGTCAGGCTTTGGCAGGGACGGTTCGACGCCGAAACCGTGTACGGCGACGATCCCGCCGCCATGGCCGAACGCTGGGTGTCCCAGGGAGCGGAACGCCTCCACGTCGTTGATTTGGACGGAGCCGCGGCCGGTTCGCCCCGAAACCGCGACTCGGTCGCCGCGATCCTGGCGGCGGTGAAGGTTCCCGTACAGGTGGGTGGAGGCGTTCGGGAGGTGGCAACGATCGAAGACTACTTGTCCGCCGGGGCCGACCGGATTGTGGTGGGCACCCGCGCGGCCCTTGACCGCGCGTTCCTGCTGGAGGTCTGCCGCCGGTTTCCCGGGAAGGTGGTGGTGGCGATCGACGCACGGGACGGTCGCGTGGCGATCCGCGGATGGGTGGAGGCCACCGACCGCCCGGCGCTGGATGTGGCGCTTGAGGCTTCCCAAGCGGGGGCGGCGGCGCTGCTGTATACCGACATCCGGCGCGACGGCACGCAGGAAGGCCCGAATCTGGACGCGCTGACCGCGGTGGCCGACGTCGTGTCCACACCCGTGATCGCGTCGGGCGGGGTCGCGACGATCGAACACGTCCGGATGCTGGCCGGGATCAAGGGGGTGGAATCGGCGATCGTGGGACAGGCGCTTTATCGGGGCACGTTGGCGCTTCGCGACGCCATCGCCGCGGCGAGGCCGACGTGA
- the hisH gene encoding imidazole glycerol phosphate synthase subunit HisH, producing MISIIDYQVVNLRSIQKAFEQFGASVEVTSDPDRIRRADRVVLPGVGAFRAGMEQLTRLGLEPVIREVIDAGTPFLGICLGMQLLMTESEEFGRHRGLNVIPGRVVRFPESPAMAGLKVPHMGWNAVSIRRRTEPLEGIPDHGYFYFVHSYYVVPDDPQVIAGETTYGVRFASVLAWRNVVACQFHPEKSQALGLALLRRFAVSRDEAARSVL from the coding sequence ATGATCTCCATTATCGACTATCAGGTCGTCAACCTGCGAAGCATCCAGAAGGCGTTCGAGCAGTTCGGGGCGTCGGTCGAAGTGACCAGCGATCCCGATCGGATCCGACGCGCGGACCGCGTGGTGCTGCCGGGCGTCGGGGCGTTTCGCGCCGGGATGGAGCAACTCACGCGTCTGGGGCTCGAGCCGGTGATCCGCGAAGTCATCGACGCCGGGACTCCGTTTTTGGGGATTTGCCTCGGGATGCAACTGCTCATGACGGAGAGCGAGGAGTTCGGCCGGCACCGGGGGCTCAACGTGATTCCCGGCCGCGTCGTGCGTTTTCCGGAGAGCCCGGCCATGGCGGGACTGAAGGTGCCGCACATGGGATGGAACGCGGTCTCGATCCGGAGGCGGACCGAGCCGCTGGAGGGGATTCCGGACCACGGCTATTTCTATTTCGTGCATTCCTACTACGTGGTGCCGGATGATCCCCAAGTGATCGCGGGAGAGACCACGTACGGCGTGCGGTTTGCGTCCGTGCTGGCTTGGAGGAACGTCGTGGCGTGCCAGTTCCATCCCGAGAAAAGTCAGGCGCTGGGACTCGCGCTGCTGCGGCGGTTCGCGGTTTCCCGCGACGAAGCCGCCAGGTCCGTGTTGTGA
- the hisB gene encoding imidazoleglycerol-phosphate dehydratase HisB gives MRRATVSRKTAETAVNVTLDVDGMGRTRVATSIPFLDHMLTVMGKHGLLDLDVKAAGDLEVDDHHTVEDLGIVFGQALKQALGDKAGIRRFGSAAVPMDETLARVTVDLSGRPYLVYRVPLATRKVQSFDTELVEHFFEALSVHGGLTVHVEVPYGKNAHHMLEASFKAFGRALEQATRIDPRVAGVPSSKGKIE, from the coding sequence ATCCGTCGGGCCACGGTGTCGCGGAAGACCGCCGAAACTGCGGTGAACGTGACGCTCGACGTGGACGGGATGGGGCGGACCCGCGTGGCCACATCGATTCCGTTTCTGGACCACATGCTGACGGTGATGGGCAAGCACGGCCTGTTGGACCTGGACGTGAAGGCTGCGGGCGATCTGGAGGTCGACGATCACCACACCGTGGAGGATCTGGGTATCGTGTTCGGGCAGGCCCTGAAACAGGCCTTGGGGGACAAGGCCGGGATCAGGCGCTTCGGGTCGGCGGCGGTGCCGATGGACGAGACGCTGGCGCGGGTCACAGTGGATCTCTCGGGGCGCCCGTACCTGGTCTACCGGGTACCCCTCGCGACCCGCAAGGTCCAGTCGTTCGACACCGAATTGGTCGAGCACTTTTTCGAGGCGCTTTCGGTCCACGGCGGGCTCACCGTGCACGTGGAGGTGCCCTACGGCAAGAACGCGCACCACATGCTGGAGGCGAGTTTCAAGGCGTTCGGCCGCGCGCTGGAACAGGCGACGCGCATCGATCCCCGCGTGGCGGGCGTGCCGTCGAGTAAAGGAAAGATCGAGTAA
- the hisD gene encoding histidinol dehydrogenase yields the protein MKVIKLKTGAGRRELAKLVNRGEPDDRRIEHKVRAILDDVRAKGDVAVSRYTKQFDRIAMSPKRFLVTIEERAAALTKTDPKVVEALKMAADRIYAFHSKQQSHSWSFEEAGVTLGQQLRPLASAGLYVPGGKAAYPSSVLMNGIPAKVAGVERIVMCTPTPRGELNPYVLVAADLVGIHEVYRIGGVQAIGAMAYGTKTIRRVDKIVGPGNAFVATAKRLVYGTVDIDMVAGPSEIFIIADETAHPAHVAADILSQAEHDEDAWTILAATSDSFVKKVQKEIAIQIAKLDRRKIAEASLKHRGVAMVVPEVLDAIGIANDVAPEHLELSIERPYKVLKYVRNAGSVFLGHHTPQALGDYFAGPNHVLPTGGTARFFSPLSVDDFTKKSGVIAFSQDALRRFAEKVVQIARVEGLEAHAQAVDIRMRPED from the coding sequence ATGAAGGTCATCAAACTCAAGACCGGAGCGGGGCGCCGGGAGCTCGCGAAGCTCGTCAACCGCGGTGAGCCCGACGACCGGCGCATCGAGCACAAGGTCCGTGCGATTCTGGACGACGTGCGCGCCAAGGGTGACGTCGCCGTCTCGCGGTACACCAAGCAGTTCGACCGCATCGCGATGTCGCCGAAACGCTTTCTGGTGACCATCGAGGAACGGGCGGCGGCGCTGACCAAAACCGACCCCAAGGTCGTGGAAGCGCTCAAGATGGCGGCCGACCGAATCTACGCGTTCCACTCCAAACAGCAATCCCATTCCTGGAGCTTCGAAGAGGCGGGCGTCACCCTCGGGCAACAGCTTCGTCCGCTGGCCTCGGCCGGATTGTACGTGCCGGGCGGCAAGGCCGCGTATCCGTCGTCGGTATTGATGAACGGCATTCCCGCCAAGGTGGCCGGCGTCGAGCGGATCGTGATGTGCACGCCCACGCCCCGCGGCGAACTGAATCCCTACGTGCTGGTCGCCGCGGACCTGGTCGGCATTCACGAGGTGTATCGGATCGGCGGGGTGCAGGCGATCGGCGCGATGGCGTACGGGACCAAGACGATCCGGCGCGTGGACAAGATCGTGGGCCCAGGCAACGCGTTCGTGGCCACGGCGAAACGCCTGGTGTACGGGACGGTGGACATTGATATGGTGGCGGGCCCGAGCGAAATCTTCATCATTGCGGACGAAACCGCTCACCCCGCGCACGTCGCGGCGGATATCCTCTCGCAGGCCGAGCACGACGAAGACGCGTGGACGATCTTGGCGGCGACGTCGGATTCGTTCGTCAAGAAGGTGCAAAAGGAGATCGCGATCCAGATCGCCAAGCTGGATCGCCGAAAGATCGCCGAAGCGTCGCTGAAACACCGCGGCGTCGCCATGGTGGTCCCGGAAGTCCTGGACGCGATCGGGATCGCCAATGACGTGGCGCCGGAACATCTGGAATTGTCGATCGAACGGCCGTACAAGGTCCTCAAATACGTCAGGAACGCGGGATCGGTTTTTCTGGGCCACCACACACCGCAGGCCTTGGGCGACTACTTTGCGGGGCCCAACCACGTGTTGCCGACCGGCGGCACGGCGCGGTTTTTTTCTCCGCTGTCGGTCGATGACTTTACGAAGAAGAGCGGCGTGATCGCGTTTTCGCAGGATGCATTGCGGCGGTTTGCGGAAAAGGTGGTTCAGATCGCCCGCGTCGAGGGCCTCGAAGCGCACGCGCAGGCCGTGGACATTCGCATGCGCCCGGAGGATTAA
- the hisG gene encoding ATP phosphoribosyltransferase has protein sequence MTRAPLVIAFPKGRLLEPTLDLFAGLGIRPKGLTRETRQLLFRTDHDGVSVMIVRAVDVPTYVEYGAADVGVAGKDVLLEHPKEVYEPVDLGYGLCRVVWAEPRKPADSRGGLRTGKRRVATKYPNIAERYFSQHGLSVELVKLSGAVELAPRIGLAESIVDLVSTGKTLEENELTIVEEIVRSTARLIVNRASMKVKYPRISELVERVTAASPMPA, from the coding sequence GTGACTCGCGCACCGTTGGTCATCGCGTTCCCCAAGGGCCGATTGCTCGAACCGACGCTCGACTTGTTTGCCGGCCTCGGCATCCGTCCCAAGGGGCTCACGCGCGAAACGCGACAGCTGTTGTTTCGGACCGACCACGACGGCGTGTCGGTGATGATCGTGCGTGCGGTCGACGTGCCGACTTATGTGGAGTACGGCGCGGCGGACGTGGGCGTGGCGGGCAAGGACGTGTTGCTCGAGCATCCCAAAGAGGTGTACGAGCCCGTGGATCTTGGGTACGGCCTGTGCCGGGTGGTGTGGGCCGAGCCGCGGAAGCCCGCGGACTCGCGGGGTGGCCTGCGGACGGGCAAGCGCCGCGTGGCCACCAAGTACCCCAACATCGCGGAGCGGTACTTTTCGCAGCACGGTCTGTCGGTCGAGCTCGTGAAGCTGTCCGGCGCGGTGGAGTTGGCTCCGCGGATCGGCCTGGCCGAAAGCATCGTGGACTTGGTGTCCACGGGCAAGACGTTGGAAGAGAACGAGCTGACGATCGTTGAGGAAATCGTGCGATCCACCGCGCGGCTGATCGTGAATCGAGCCAGCATGAAGGTCAAATACCCCAGAATCAGCGAACTGGTCGAGCGGGTCACGGCAGCCAGCCCAATGCCCGCGTGA
- the murA gene encoding UDP-N-acetylglucosamine 1-carboxyvinyltransferase codes for MDVIAVQGGRPLAGEIPISGAKNAALPLLASALLSAEECVFSNVPRLRDVSTILSLLRHLGARTHDDGGDTVSVTAAALSATDAPYDLVKTMRASILALGPLVARCGEASVSLPGGCAIGARPVNLHLEALERMGAQVSIQHGYIRVKAGKLRGARVALDLPTVTGTENLLMAATLAEGKTTIEHAAREPEVIDLADALVARGAKISGAGTDVITVEGVTALGGGRYRVMPDRIETGTYLTAAAITGGDVMLRGAVAGHLDAVLAKLREAGADVSVDGSGLRLVRTRSLRGVDFTTAPYPGFPTDMQAQMMAVLSVADGASVVTETVFENRMTHVAELKRMGASIRVEGNHAVVRGVPRLSGAPVMASDLRASACLVVAGLAAEGETTISRVYHLDRGYERMEEKLSRVGAMIRRIREAA; via the coding sequence ATGGACGTGATCGCGGTGCAAGGAGGACGCCCGCTGGCCGGGGAGATTCCCATCAGCGGCGCCAAGAACGCGGCGCTGCCGCTGCTGGCGTCGGCGCTGCTCAGCGCCGAGGAATGCGTGTTCTCCAACGTCCCGCGGCTTCGCGACGTGTCCACGATTCTCTCGCTGCTCAGGCATCTCGGGGCGCGGACACACGATGACGGAGGAGACACCGTCAGCGTGACGGCTGCCGCGCTCTCGGCGACCGACGCGCCGTACGACCTGGTCAAAACCATGCGCGCGTCGATATTGGCGCTGGGCCCGCTGGTTGCGCGGTGCGGCGAGGCGAGCGTGTCGTTGCCCGGCGGCTGCGCGATCGGCGCGCGTCCGGTCAACTTGCACCTCGAAGCACTCGAGCGAATGGGCGCCCAGGTGTCGATCCAACACGGGTACATCCGCGTCAAGGCCGGGAAACTTCGCGGCGCCCGCGTCGCGCTGGATCTTCCCACCGTGACGGGAACCGAAAACCTGCTCATGGCCGCGACGCTGGCGGAGGGAAAGACCACGATCGAGCACGCGGCGCGCGAACCGGAGGTAATCGACTTGGCCGACGCGTTGGTCGCCCGCGGGGCCAAGATCAGCGGCGCGGGGACGGACGTGATCACCGTCGAAGGGGTGACCGCGCTCGGCGGGGGTCGGTACCGGGTGATGCCGGACCGAATCGAAACCGGGACGTATTTGACGGCGGCTGCGATCACGGGAGGCGACGTCATGCTCCGGGGCGCCGTAGCCGGGCACCTCGATGCGGTGCTCGCCAAACTTCGCGAGGCCGGCGCGGATGTGAGCGTCGATGGGAGCGGGCTGCGGCTGGTTCGCACTCGATCGCTGCGCGGGGTGGATTTTACCACTGCGCCCTACCCCGGTTTTCCGACGGATATGCAGGCGCAGATGATGGCGGTGCTGAGCGTGGCCGATGGCGCGAGCGTGGTGACCGAAACCGTGTTCGAGAACCGGATGACGCACGTCGCGGAATTGAAACGAATGGGCGCCTCGATCCGCGTCGAGGGCAACCACGCCGTGGTGCGAGGCGTGCCGCGGCTGAGCGGCGCACCGGTGATGGCGTCCGACCTGCGCGCCAGTGCGTGCCTGGTCGTGGCCGGGCTTGCGGCGGAGGGCGAGACGACGATCTCCCGCGTGTACCATCTTGACCGGGGGTACGAACGGATGGAGGAGAAACTCAGTCGAGTGGGAGCGATGATTCGGCGCATTCGCGAGGCGGCGTGA
- the prmC gene encoding peptide chain release factor N(5)-glutamine methyltransferase, producing the protein MDSDRSTAATLKVLSRGAAVRWASGLLARAGLAVPRVEAETLLAEVIGGPRHAAYIEPETPLTDAEQARFLAVVRRRARREPLQYVIGRETFCGLELVVTPDVLIPRPETEGAVAAVLGAIAALDRPVVADLGTGSGCLALAIASARPDAVVYGVDRSGAALQVARQNAERLGLAPRVRWLHGDLLTPLAQQAIRADVMVSNPPYVADAEYETLQPEVRFEPDTALRGGSDGLWFYRRIIAEVSPVLSPHGRVVLELGFGQANAVRAIAERHGFRVERVDADFNGIARIMTLAGGNPWT; encoded by the coding sequence ATGGACTCAGACCGCTCAACTGCAGCGACTCTGAAGGTCCTCTCGCGAGGGGCCGCCGTCCGCTGGGCCAGCGGCCTGCTTGCGCGCGCGGGGCTCGCTGTACCGCGGGTGGAGGCCGAGACGTTGCTGGCGGAAGTGATCGGCGGCCCGCGGCATGCCGCGTACATCGAGCCCGAGACGCCGTTGACGGACGCGGAGCAGGCGCGGTTTCTCGCGGTCGTGCGACGCCGGGCGCGCCGGGAACCGCTTCAGTACGTCATCGGTCGAGAAACGTTTTGCGGATTGGAGCTGGTCGTCACGCCGGACGTGTTGATCCCGCGGCCCGAGACCGAAGGCGCGGTGGCCGCCGTCCTTGGCGCGATCGCAGCGCTGGATCGTCCCGTGGTCGCGGACCTGGGAACGGGCAGCGGCTGTCTGGCCCTGGCCATCGCGTCGGCGCGACCGGACGCCGTGGTGTACGGTGTAGATCGGTCCGGGGCCGCTCTGCAGGTGGCGCGCCAGAATGCGGAACGACTCGGATTGGCCCCACGGGTGCGGTGGCTTCACGGGGACCTGCTGACTCCGTTGGCGCAACAGGCAATACGGGCCGACGTCATGGTGTCGAACCCGCCGTACGTGGCGGATGCCGAGTACGAGACGTTGCAGCCCGAGGTTCGGTTCGAGCCGGACACGGCGTTGCGCGGCGGGTCCGACGGACTGTGGTTTTACCGCCGGATCATCGCCGAGGTGTCGCCCGTGTTGTCGCCACACGGTCGGGTCGTGTTGGAGCTGGGGTTCGGGCAGGCGAACGCGGTCCGGGCGATCGCCGAGCGCCACGGATTTCGCGTGGAACGCGTTGATGCGGACTTCAACGGCATTGCCCGGATCATGACGTTGGCTGGGGGGAATCCATGGACGTGA
- the prfA gene encoding peptide chain release factor 1, giving the protein MTEQADLLIGRLEALASRFTEIERSLGDPSVVNDRQAVQRLSRERAELSDVVGLYHGYRAVLAELEQAERMAADPRTEPTFRELAVEEVRALAAKKVAMQEALRLALLPKDPRDEKNIVLEIRAGTGGSEAALFAAELLRMYAKYAEAHRWRVELVSTSETGIGGMKEAILLIEGKGAYSRLKFESGVHRVQRVPVTEAGGRIHTSTVTVAVIPEAEEIDYHIDPKDLRVDTFCSSGPGGQSVNTTYSAVRITHIPTGTVVSCQDERSQLKNRAKAMRILRSRLVEVERERQEAQIAKDRKAQVGSGERSEKIRTYNFPQNRVTDHRIGLTLHRLDQVLGGELDELIDALQTWTQTAQLQRL; this is encoded by the coding sequence GTGACTGAACAAGCTGATCTGCTCATCGGCAGGCTCGAAGCGCTCGCCTCGCGATTTACCGAGATCGAGCGGAGCCTCGGCGATCCTTCCGTGGTCAACGACCGCCAGGCGGTGCAGCGGCTGTCGAGGGAGCGGGCCGAACTGTCCGACGTGGTGGGCCTGTACCACGGATATCGCGCGGTGCTCGCCGAGTTGGAGCAGGCCGAGCGTATGGCCGCGGATCCCCGCACCGAACCGACCTTTCGCGAGTTGGCCGTCGAGGAGGTCCGGGCACTCGCCGCGAAGAAGGTCGCGATGCAGGAGGCCCTTCGTCTGGCCCTGCTTCCGAAAGATCCGCGTGACGAAAAGAATATCGTCCTCGAAATCCGAGCCGGAACCGGCGGCAGCGAGGCGGCGCTGTTTGCAGCGGAACTGTTGCGCATGTACGCGAAGTACGCGGAAGCGCATCGATGGCGGGTGGAACTGGTTTCGACGAGCGAAACCGGCATCGGCGGCATGAAGGAGGCGATTCTGTTGATCGAAGGCAAGGGGGCTTACAGCCGCCTCAAGTTCGAAAGCGGCGTGCACCGCGTGCAACGGGTTCCCGTCACCGAGGCCGGCGGGAGGATTCACACGTCCACGGTGACGGTGGCGGTCATCCCCGAAGCCGAGGAAATCGACTATCACATCGATCCGAAGGACCTGCGCGTCGACACGTTTTGCTCCTCGGGGCCCGGCGGTCAGAGCGTCAACACGACCTATTCGGCGGTCAGGATCACGCACATTCCAACCGGGACCGTGGTGAGTTGCCAGGACGAACGATCACAACTCAAGAACCGGGCGAAGGCCATGCGGATCTTGCGGTCGCGTCTGGTGGAGGTGGAGCGCGAACGCCAGGAAGCGCAGATCGCCAAAGACCGCAAGGCGCAGGTGGGGAGCGGCGAACGAAGCGAGAAGATCCGCACCTACAACTTTCCCCAGAATCGCGTGACGGACCACCGCATCGGCCTGACGCTTCACCGATTGGACCAGGTGCTCGGCGGTGAGTTGGACGAACTGATCGACGCGCTCCAAACATGGACTCAGACCGCTCAACTGCAGCGACTCTGA
- the rpmE gene encoding 50S ribosomal protein L31 yields MKTDIHPTYQEATITCACGSMLRTRSTVKDIRVEICAVCHPFFTGMQKIVDTEGRVERFRKKYSNNKK; encoded by the coding sequence GTGAAAACTGATATTCATCCCACCTACCAGGAAGCCACCATTACCTGTGCGTGCGGAAGTATGCTTCGGACACGGTCCACTGTTAAGGACATCCGCGTGGAGATTTGCGCGGTGTGCCATCCGTTTTTCACGGGGATGCAAAAGATCGTTGATACCGAAGGCCGCGTCGAGCGGTTCCGAAAAAAGTACAGCAACAACAAGAAGTAA